The Mesorhizobium koreense genome includes a window with the following:
- a CDS encoding ABC transporter permease — translation MTRPTPHPESTFPARNVGAWLLLAWVGFLILPWYLVEGGFFSFGWLADFATHGPAVLQGVDGAPWLLPLVLPLLAATWLWGRRRTRGLALAGGLALTWMAIEGLAIVHSGWGFSWLAQLAGTKGPVQAGLGWGAVVYALSMLMLVAADFAGRGWCKGDRFVVGSLLIVIATLVIFVAYPLLSILSSAVRDNSGNFAPAMFRQKLFDGNIWSLDCLAGGRNCGVAWNTLFVAVLVGLLSTVLGLALALIALRTQIRAKWLLRGLSILPIITPPFVIGLALILLFGRAGIVTEFLSHHFGIPRSRWIYGVAGITIAQVLAFTPIAFLVLVGVLQGVSPSMEEASQTLRASRWRTFRTVTWPLIRPGLASAFLISFIESMADFANPLVIGGNFNVLSTDIFFAVVGAAHDQGRAAVLAIVLLVFTLAAFLIQRQWIGKRSYVTVGGKGDGGMPAPLPGGLRLGAYGIAVPWLVLTVVVYAIILVGGFVHQIGRDNTPTLEYFLTAFSIEKGVGGWFLSGSAWPSLTMTLTLALIAMPFTAAIGLLTAYLLDRQRFAGRTLFEFLAMMSFAIPGTVVGISYILSFNVPPIQMTGTGLIIIISFVFRNMPVAIRAGLANLGQIDRSLDEASLTLGARSFATLRRVMLPLMKPAIVTAMIYSFVRAMTAVSAVIFLATGRFNLSTVYIVGRADVGEYGIAIVYAAVMIVLMMVILVGIQLLVGERSLGRRRAGSEALPIAA, via the coding sequence ATGACGCGGCCGACACCGCATCCCGAAAGCACGTTCCCGGCCCGCAATGTCGGCGCCTGGCTGCTTCTCGCATGGGTGGGGTTCCTGATCCTGCCCTGGTACCTGGTCGAGGGCGGTTTCTTCTCCTTCGGATGGCTGGCGGATTTCGCGACCCACGGCCCGGCGGTCCTGCAAGGAGTGGACGGCGCGCCGTGGCTCCTGCCGCTCGTCTTACCGCTTCTCGCCGCCACATGGCTGTGGGGGCGGCGGCGGACGCGGGGGCTTGCCCTAGCAGGCGGCCTTGCGCTCACCTGGATGGCGATAGAGGGGCTTGCGATCGTTCATTCGGGCTGGGGCTTTTCCTGGCTCGCCCAGCTTGCCGGGACGAAAGGCCCGGTGCAGGCGGGTCTGGGCTGGGGAGCGGTGGTTTATGCCCTTTCCATGCTCATGCTGGTCGCAGCGGATTTCGCCGGTCGCGGCTGGTGCAAAGGCGACCGCTTCGTCGTCGGCTCGCTGCTCATCGTCATCGCGACGCTCGTCATCTTCGTCGCCTATCCGCTCCTTTCCATTCTGTCTTCGGCCGTCCGTGACAATTCCGGCAATTTCGCACCGGCGATGTTCCGCCAGAAGCTCTTCGACGGCAATATCTGGAGCCTCGACTGTCTCGCGGGGGGACGCAATTGCGGGGTGGCATGGAACACGCTTTTCGTGGCGGTGCTGGTCGGGCTGCTCTCGACCGTGCTCGGGCTAGCCTTAGCGCTGATCGCGCTTAGAACCCAGATTCGCGCCAAATGGCTCCTGCGCGGGCTCTCCATCCTGCCCATCATCACGCCGCCTTTCGTCATCGGACTCGCGCTGATCCTGCTATTCGGCCGCGCCGGCATCGTGACCGAATTCCTGTCGCACCATTTCGGCATCCCGCGCAGCCGCTGGATCTACGGCGTCGCCGGCATCACCATCGCCCAGGTGCTCGCCTTCACCCCTATCGCCTTCCTCGTTCTCGTGGGGGTGTTGCAAGGCGTCAGCCCGAGCATGGAGGAGGCCTCGCAGACCTTGCGCGCCAGCCGCTGGCGTACCTTCCGCACCGTGACCTGGCCGCTGATCCGGCCGGGGCTCGCCAGCGCGTTCTTGATCTCCTTCATCGAGAGTATGGCGGATTTCGCCAATCCGCTTGTCATCGGCGGTAATTTCAACGTCTTGTCGACGGATATCTTCTTCGCTGTCGTCGGAGCGGCGCACGACCAGGGCCGCGCGGCCGTGCTGGCGATCGTCCTACTGGTTTTCACACTCGCTGCCTTCCTCATCCAGCGGCAATGGATCGGTAAGCGCAGCTATGTCACCGTCGGCGGCAAGGGTGATGGTGGAATGCCGGCACCGCTGCCTGGAGGCTTGAGGCTCGGCGCCTACGGCATCGCGGTACCGTGGCTGGTGCTGACCGTCGTCGTCTACGCCATCATCCTCGTCGGCGGCTTCGTTCATCAGATCGGACGCGACAACACGCCGACACTTGAATATTTCCTGACCGCTTTTTCCATCGAGAAAGGTGTCGGCGGCTGGTTCCTCTCGGGCTCGGCGTGGCCGTCGCTGACGATGACGCTGACCTTGGCGCTGATCGCGATGCCCTTCACCGCCGCGATCGGCCTTTTGACCGCCTACCTGCTCGACCGGCAGCGCTTCGCCGGGCGCACGCTGTTCGAGTTCCTGGCGATGATGAGCTTTGCCATCCCAGGCACGGTGGTCGGCATCAGCTATATCCTCTCCTTCAACGTGCCGCCTATCCAGATGACTGGCACGGGGCTGATCATCATCATCTCGTTCGTCTTCCGAAACATGCCGGTCGCGATCCGCGCGGGGCTCGCCAATCTGGGCCAGATCGACAGGAGCCTCGACGAGGCTTCGCTGACGCTGGGCGCGCGCTCCTTCGCCACGCTGAGGCGCGTCATGCTGCCCTTGATGAAGCCGGCGATCGTAACCGCGATGATCTACAGCTTCGTGCGCGCCATGACGGCGGTGAGCGCGGTGATCTTCCTTGCGACGGGCCGTTTCAATCTCTCGACCGTCTATATCGTCGGCCGCGCCGATGTCGGCGAATACGGTATCGCGATCGTCTATGCCGCCGTTATGATCGTCCTGATGATGGTTATTCTGGTCGGCATCCAGTTGCTTGTCGGCGAACGCAGCCTCGGGCGGCGGCGAGCCGGCTCCGAAGCGCTGCCGATTGCGGCCTGA
- a CDS encoding ABC transporter ATP-binding protein, translated as MNHSSTASIGATAAHPAVRFEAVTKRYGQVVAVDQVGFDIAPGTLVTLLGPSGCGKTTTLRLIAGLEQASDGRILIDGTDVTALSAAERDVSMVFQSYALFPHMDVMENVSYGLRAMGLKKAEAEARAAEKLSLVGLSGYEKRQPSELSGGQQQRVAVARAIVLEPKVLLFDEPLSNLDAKLRRHVRDEIRGLQQDLALTVVYVTHDQEEALAVSDRIIVMRSARVAQDGTPRELYNAPASRFVADFMGDANLLEAMVGEHHGGAAEVKVGPLSLDLPHRGIGPGAAALAVRPHSVRLAAGPVDKGGIEGRVTKAAYLGDHMEYTVTTVSPEAELFATDADVNRPHATGSTVSVHLDPESVVLVAND; from the coding sequence ATGAATCACAGCTCCACAGCATCGATTGGCGCGACGGCCGCGCATCCGGCGGTCCGGTTCGAAGCCGTGACCAAGCGCTATGGCCAGGTGGTAGCCGTCGATCAGGTCGGCTTCGATATCGCGCCCGGCACGCTGGTGACGCTGCTCGGGCCTTCCGGCTGTGGCAAGACGACCACCCTTCGTCTGATCGCCGGGCTCGAACAGGCCTCCGACGGCCGCATCCTGATCGACGGTACCGACGTGACGGCGCTGTCGGCGGCGGAACGCGACGTCTCCATGGTGTTCCAGTCCTACGCGCTTTTTCCACACATGGACGTCATGGAGAACGTCTCCTATGGCCTGCGCGCCATGGGGCTGAAGAAGGCCGAGGCCGAGGCGCGCGCAGCGGAGAAGTTGTCGCTGGTCGGCCTCTCCGGCTACGAGAAACGCCAGCCGAGCGAGCTTTCCGGCGGCCAGCAGCAGCGCGTCGCCGTGGCGCGCGCCATCGTGCTGGAGCCGAAGGTGCTGCTCTTCGACGAGCCGCTTTCCAATCTCGACGCCAAGCTCCGCCGCCACGTGCGCGACGAGATCCGAGGGTTGCAGCAGGATCTGGCGCTTACCGTGGTCTATGTCACGCACGACCAGGAGGAGGCGCTGGCGGTGTCGGACCGCATCATCGTCATGCGCTCGGCGCGCGTCGCCCAGGACGGTACGCCGCGCGAACTCTACAACGCGCCGGCCAGCCGCTTCGTCGCCGATTTCATGGGCGACGCCAACCTGCTCGAAGCGATGGTGGGCGAGCATCATGGCGGAGCGGCCGAGGTGAAGGTAGGGCCGCTTTCGCTCGACCTTCCGCATCGCGGCATCGGCCCAGGCGCGGCGGCGCTCGCCGTCCGCCCGCATTCGGTGCGGCTGGCGGCAGGGCCGGTGGACAAGGGCGGGATCGAAGGGCGCGTCACCAAGGCCGCCTATCTCGGCGACCACATGGAATATACCGTCACCACCGTTTCGCCCGAGGCGGAGCTTTTCGCCACTGACGCCGACGTGAACAGGCCGCACGCGACCGGTTCTACCGTGTCCGTGCATCTCGATCCGGAAAGCGTGGTGCTCGTAGCGAACGATTGA
- a CDS encoding aspartate kinase has translation MARIVMKFGGTSVADLDRIHNVARHVKREVDAGHDVAVVVSAMSGKTNELVGWVKGMPKATGANSPFFDAREYDAIVASGEQVTSGLLAIALQSMGVHARSWQGWQIPIRTDNAHGAARIKEIDGSFLIKRFGEGQVAVVAGFQGLAPDNRISTLGRGGSDTSAVAIAAAVKADRCDIYTDVDGVYTTDPRIEPKARRLSKISFEEMLEMASLGAKVLQVRSVELAMVHGVRTFVRSSFDDPDAPGMGDPVNPPGTLICDEDEIVEQQVVTGIAYAKDEAQISLRRVADRPGVSAGIFGPLADAGINVDMIVQNISEDGSRTDMTFTVPSADVGRALAVLETVRDKVGFDAVQHDDGMSKVSVIGIGMRSHAGVAATAFKALAEKAINIRAITTSEIKISILIDGPYTELAVRTLHSVYGLDKH, from the coding sequence ATGGCGCGCATCGTGATGAAGTTCGGCGGGACATCCGTCGCCGACCTTGACCGCATCCATAATGTGGCGCGGCATGTCAAACGCGAGGTGGATGCCGGCCATGACGTGGCGGTCGTGGTGTCGGCCATGTCGGGCAAGACCAACGAACTCGTCGGCTGGGTCAAGGGCATGCCGAAGGCAACCGGCGCGAACAGCCCCTTTTTCGACGCGCGCGAATACGACGCGATCGTTGCCTCGGGCGAACAGGTCACGTCCGGCCTGCTCGCCATCGCGTTGCAGTCGATGGGTGTCCATGCGCGTTCCTGGCAGGGCTGGCAGATCCCGATCCGGACCGACAACGCACATGGCGCCGCGCGAATCAAGGAGATCGACGGTTCCTTCCTGATCAAGCGTTTCGGTGAGGGGCAGGTCGCGGTGGTCGCCGGCTTCCAGGGGCTGGCGCCTGACAACCGCATCTCGACGCTCGGCCGCGGCGGTTCCGATACCAGCGCGGTGGCGATCGCGGCGGCGGTCAAGGCCGACCGCTGCGACATCTATACGGATGTGGACGGAGTCTACACCACCGACCCGCGCATCGAGCCCAAGGCGCGGCGCCTTTCGAAGATTTCCTTCGAGGAAATGTTGGAAATGGCCTCGCTCGGGGCCAAGGTATTGCAGGTCCGCTCGGTCGAGCTTGCCATGGTGCATGGCGTGCGGACCTTCGTGCGTTCGTCTTTCGACGATCCGGACGCGCCTGGAATGGGCGACCCCGTAAACCCGCCCGGAACGCTCATTTGCGATGAGGATGAAATCGTGGAACAGCAAGTCGTCACCGGTATCGCCTACGCCAAGGACGAAGCGCAGATTTCTCTGAGGCGCGTCGCCGACCGCCCCGGCGTCTCGGCGGGCATATTCGGGCCGCTGGCCGATGCCGGCATCAATGTCGACATGATCGTGCAGAACATCTCCGAGGACGGTTCGCGCACGGACATGACGTTCACCGTTCCCTCGGCCGATGTCGGCCGCGCGCTTGCCGTGCTCGAAACGGTGCGCGACAAGGTCGGCTTCGATGCCGTCCAGCACGATGACGGCATGTCGAAAGTGTCGGTCATCGGCATCGGCATGAGGAGCCATGCGGGTGTCGCGGCGACCGCCTTCAAGGCCTTGGCCGAGAAGGCGATCAACATCCGCGCCATCACCACGTCCGAGATCAAGATATCCATCCTGATCGACGGGCCCTACACGGAACTTGCGGTTCGCACTTTGCATTCCGTTTACGGGCTCGATAAGCATTAA